In the Drosophila takahashii strain IR98-3 E-12201 chromosome 3R, DtakHiC1v2, whole genome shotgun sequence genome, one interval contains:
- the Sptz gene encoding zinc finger FYVE domain-containing protein 26 homolog, whose product MGDQQEQLLALLTKDQRQVFETFIQWLHGKSTGPIQSHQNALQSVLQASPYPALQLLQLLHERSKLHIGQIIATLLRQLLDGDVSSPRSLCVLANFPASILEAATLRQKLMTRLVGESVASEHLMLALLARSEGQLLEDLLQEQQLALRTQCSEAAPTRLLVLWLALSQREHFVASVCQQLKDFQCFQDPTLRNTLLILRLANEFALGAQTLDELGCLDKFLGEFDVSAVPEELQEVHRFFYADFQRLSTLLNFLRPREVSKTLKVDALLRAPGVLSVIHENGIRCEHQELLRLLEDVYKWQQQTPALKCHHQQEVEILSYYTALCHVYNVILDQGEQTTKAKLVQLSGQLRQLHQLGTLCSLLEDIFLLVFLRWEQLEQSPLKRREDEEDDEEDDDEQYVDDDVASPPRPSAAHSQRTRYGFICRSPSLQALFTFLKAFVTKKLHSQDFKCATEHQQRFQRLVDAISEALWKLGVLQKIEQSLIKSAPSISCLLEPEQLLQLVQLHSAAKEKASSDDESRERSNHASSLNRRKSRRQRRAASFSGAVAAKTTTDGGLTMEQFRARAQLLSRKNSCVTSPCERSIIPKMLSTPEQLAIMALALKNFNDVKQIIETFHLEQSQLNRELHFMEQQQLVKQKLATIYANYQALEAQQANSGETTVEQIKGVAAKGFELSKIISVVDNFAQAQRLQQSPELKALILRHSSNGQQGFLQQFEERNLNALIISDLIVNLGFNREITSNLLLVIRRQQQQKMPSDDASSSAGSSEIGAMNLLQNLCECMRLLERSGQQPALNELLSLKSYPLRPSVLALQLQREAAFQTLYQKEPADYSHGQDLRSNTGQFQQLRSRHNYYARFCTYVQQLARLLQLRDPNLEYHTTQLLRNDPYEVIGELIYECGITPLEIEASVAALHLNLVHVIALNICPQLGEEPTKRLPRIVAPQKQESIHNYISQHNQLLAQILLAIQLGNLPDGETGLNFSCLAQLVHLPEVEILASMHDGNRVLAALNMYKLEGAILDQLVPDQEQLLQILLLGVGGQSDSPKRLECRIDRLIGDLVEKDPRNIQLVVHMSDLGLRARLLKEHFTRIPSSQQAKELIERTLQHRRAAKAIPPYLRSELEHTLSDITIYARVSALLQFESWPQAYDFGRQTPNVIFEQLLQRRRFGLCLEWSRVVFLAGSAGQQRVCLLTLLDALLELRDGEELDESLLGIVEMFPPSSLVNFLDTHKDKFRSLPLLQWVIDYLEGHARDPRLYRNYQLSLELLRQMDSNERSQFWKLLRHPLLIVEQLVMNARFEMLGKLLDAARYRLQKEKPLGPCPYCFEKTGHVYDVQSSSASGSGGTPAKLRFQLGHTTSEAFILLNFNSYQQDHYVGQECLDLLLRIYASKALDYHVANVRAASEPGSLGTDVQNSLDSLCGAFVMPKQAPNRQQWTRDEEATHCMCCRRAAFTMLMRRHHCRRCGRVVCYACSTHRLRIPELYDELEVRICNDCASSTAARDQRDGASSERSVSSGSRSSGSSDSCKWRLSGIITHDKLLREEFSYEHAPSVALSLSILRNHVEQRSCVDLLLFHCRKLEKLIVPNPEVDYGLVAKMINCLAFAAKVRGAPGELENIREHSEIIMAVVQQGCESLIPTGSLNNHNLRLLADALVEAEHWALALEVHLKCGFATTGVMAAHGLACLRAGCYDAAREKFGHCMTRLSSEQLNSSICKNMFGVASTEAVLLPRKRPQRGPPLLQEILKLIAAMPQSQPQPETLHRASLIRNSNTSLASLFTRRREPYVQQRPLQEPALNVMNALAGLKSITKGQYGGQIQATEESRRQERGFEESLHYVLTYGSHSDILNFLMSREELRAALRYWQHQQLDADLFIQYIFQPQLANGGLTALMDELHQLDDAQLSAWRLPLLQTCRHLEQNQQLSSLYQLQLLLKDPIRASMTCVKFYPLQCENFQKLHANSQHLLSAHMHLQGELDLAEWEHLQRQQGRRSSVASGASVRGACFAMQMDARALNGHINTIRRQLEVAKFLAKCEREQAPDEPLRTMQTLKQIRLESSRGTLPTLFEGAADRIQLCILILMCGKNIDEGFGLAYGIMQDYKLAAIKVFGATAKYLARNQRLAEVERLLDCMGSNSGGGISAESDEILSIAINSAVHSSAPETKQMLDRLIKRIGSVELRISSYIYIGQLKSAYLLANKHERLVDIRRILRQAELTGQVHIKKLCEMKLQLSAPPTPL is encoded by the exons ATGGGCGACCAGCAGGAACAGCTTTTGGCCTTGCTGACCAAGGATCAGCGACAGGTCTTTGAG ACCTTCATCCAGTGGCTCCATGGCAAATCCACGGGACCCATTCAATCCCACCAAAACGCCCTGCAATCCGTGCTCCAGGCGTCGCCCTATCCCGCCCTgcaactgctgcagctgctccacgAGCGCTCCAAGCTGCACATTGGCCAGATAATCGCCACCTTGCTTCGTCAGCTGCTAGACGGCGATGTCTCATCGCCGCGCTCGCTTTGTGTGCTCGCCAATTTTCCGGCTAGCATTCTGGAGGCGGCCACACTTCGGCAGAAGCTAATGACTCGCCTGGTGGGTGAATCAGTGGCCAGCGAGCATCTAATGCTGGCCCTGTTGGCACGCAGCGAAGGACAACTGCTGGAGGATCTgctgcaggagcagcagctggcCCTGCGGACGCAGTGCAGCGAGGCGGCGCCCACAAGACTTTTGGTCCTGTGGCTGGCGCTCAGCCAAAGGGAGCACTTCGTGGCCAGTGTTTGCCAGCAGCTGAAGGACTTTCAGTGCTTCCAGGACCCCACGCTGAGGAATACCTTGCTGATCCTGCGACTGGCGAACGAGTTTGCCCTGGGCGCACAGACTTTGGACGAGCTGGGCTGCCTGGACAAATTCCTGGGGGAATTTGATGTTAGCGCTGTGCCCGAGGAGTTGCAGGAGGTTCATCGGTTCTTCTACGCGGACTTTCAACGCCTGTCCACGCTGCTCAACTTTCTGCGTCCGCGGGAGGTGAGCAAAACCCTCAAGGTGGATGCACTGCTGCGGGCGCCGGGCGTCCTCTCCGTGATCCACGAAAATGGAATTCGATGCGAGCACCAAGAGCTGCTCCGCCTGCTCGAGGACGTCTACAAGTGGCAGCAGCAGACTCCGGCGCTGAAGTGTCACCACCAGCAGGAGGTGGAGATCCTGAGCTATTACACTGCCCTCTGCCATGTGTACAATGTGATCCTGGACCAGGGCGAACAGACGACGAAGGCGAAGCTAGTGCAGCTTTCCGGGCAATTGAGGCAACTGCATCAGTTGGGCACCCTGTGCTCTTTGCTGGAGGACATCTTCCTGTTGGTCTTCCTGCGCTGGGAGCAGCTGGAGCAGAGTCCGCTGAAGAGAAGGGAAGACGAGGAGGATGACGAGGAAGATGATGATGAGCAGTACGTCGATGATGACGTCGCCTCGCCCCCGCGTCCATCTGCTGCCCACAGCCAGCGCACCCGCTATGGATTCATCTGCCGCTCGCCCTCGCTGCAGGCACTCTTTACTTTCTTGAAGGCCTTTGTCACCAAGAAGCTGCATTCCCAGGACTTCAAGTGCGCCACGGAGCACCAGCAGAGATTCCAGCGCTTGGTGGACGCCATTAGCGAGGCCCTGTGGAAGCTGGGAGTTTTGCAGAAGATCGAGCAGTCGCTGATTAAGTCGGCGCCATCGATCAGCTGCCTGCTGGAGCCGGAACAGCTGCTCCAGTTGGTCCAACTGCACAGCGCGGCCAAGGAGAAGGCCTCCAGCGACGACGAAAGTCGGGAGCGCAGCAACCACGCCTCCAGCCTCAACCGGCGGAAGTCCCGGAGGCAGCGACGGGCAGCCAGCTTCAGTGGAGCAGTGGCCGCCAAAACAACCACGGATGGAGGACTCACCATGGAGCAGTTCCGGGCTCGGGCGCAGCTGCTCAGCAGGAAGAACTCCTGCGTCACTTCTCCATGTGAACGGTCCATCATCCCCAAAATGCTCAGCACGCCAGAGCAACTGGCCATCATGGCGCTGGCCCTCAAGAATTTCAACGATGTCAAGCAGATCATTGAG ACCTTTCATCTGGAGCAGAGCCAACTGAACCGGGAGCTGCACTTcatggagcagcagcagctggtgAAGCAGAAACTGGCCACCATCTATGCCAACTATCAGGCCTTGGAGGCCCAGCAGGCCAACTCGGGGGAGACCACGGTGGAGCAGATCAAGGGTGTGGCGGCCAAGGGCTTCGAGCTGTCCAAGATCATCAGCGTGGTGGACAACTTTGCGCAGGCGCAGCGTCTGCAGCAAAGCCCAGAGCTAAAGGCCCTAATCCTGCGACACAGTTCCAACGGACAGCAGGGATTCCTGCAGCAGTTCGAGGAGCGCAATCTGAATGCCCTGATCATAAGTGACCTCATTGTTAACCTCGGATTCAACCGGGAGATTACCAGCAACCTGTTACTGGTCATTCgacgccagcagcagcagaagatgCCCAGCGATGATGCGTCTTCCTCGGCGGGTTCCTCTGAAATTGGAGCCATGAATCTCCTGCAGAATCTCTGCGAGTGCATGCGCCTGCTGGAGCGATCTGGTCAGCAGCCGGCACTGAATGAATTGCTGTCTCTCAAGAGCTATCCCCTCAGGCCATCAGTCCTGGCTTTGCAGCTCCAACGGGAGGCTGCCTTTCAGACGCTCTACCAAAAGGAACCCGCCGACTACTCGCATGGACAGGACCTACGCTCCAACACCGGTCAGTTTCAGCAACTCCGTTCGCGTCACAACTACTATGCCCGCTTCTGCACGTATGTCCAACAACTGGCACGCCTGCTGCAGCTCAGAGATCCCAATTTGGAGTATCACACCACTCAGCTGCTTCGCAACGATCCCTACGAAGTCATTGGCGAACTGATCTACGAGTGCGGCATAACGCCCCTGGAAATCGAGGCGAGTGTGGCGGCTCTCCACCTCAATCTCGTTCATGTGATTGCGCTAAACATCTGCCCCCAACTGGGCGAGGAACCCACGAAAAGATTGCCACGCATTGTGGCTCCCCAGAAGCAGGAATCAATACACAACTACATTTCGCAGCACAACCAGCTGCTGGCTCAAATATTGCTGGCCATTCAGCTGGGGAACCTTCCGGATGGCGAGACTGGATTGAACTTCTCTTGCCTGGCACAGCTGGTTCATCTGCCCGAGGTGGAGATCCTGGCCTCCATGCACGACGGCAATCGGGTGCTGGCCGCCTTGAATATGTACAAGTTGGAAGGTGCCATCCTGGACCAACTGGTGCCGGATCAAGAGCAACTACTGCAGATTCTTCTGCTTGGCGTTGGTGGACAATCAG ATTCTCCCAAGCGTTTAGAGTGCCGGATTGACAGGCTGATCGGGGATCTCGTGGAGAAAGATCCTCGAAACATACAGCTCGTGGTGCACATGAGCGACCTCGGACTGCGTGCCCGCCTGCTCAAAGAGCACTTCACCCGCATCCCCAGCAGTCAGCAGGCCAAGGAGCTGATAGAACGAACTCTGCAGCACCGGCGGGCGGCCAAGGCGATTCCACCTTACCTGCGCTCCGAACTGGAGCACACGCTGTCGGACATAACGATATACGCCAGGGTGTCGGCTCTGCTGCAGTTCGAGAGCTGGCCGCAGGCCTACGACTTTGGACGCCAGACGCCGAACGTGATCTTcgagcagctgctgcagcgaCGGCGATTTGGCCTGTGCCTCGAGTGGAGCCGCGTGGTTTTCCTGGCCGGATCGGCGGGTCAGCAGCGGGTGTGCCTGCTCACCCTATTGGATGCTCTCCTGGAATTGCGGGATGGCGAGGAGCTGGATGAGTCGCTCTTGGGCATTGTGGAGATGTTTCCTCCCTCCTCGTTGGTTAACTTCCTGGACACACACAAAGATAAGTTTAGATCGCTGCCTCTACTGCAGTGGGTGATCGATTACCTGGAGGGTCATGCCCGCGATCCTCGTCTGTACCGAAACTATCAGCTCTCTTTGGAGCTCCTGCGTCAAATGGATTCCAATGAGCGATCGCAGTTTTGGAAGCTACTCCGGCATCCCCTCCTCATCGTAGAGCAATTGGTGATGAATGCCCGGTTTGAAATGCTAGGAAAGCTACTAGATGCGGCTCGCTACAGGCTGCAAAAGGAGAAGCCACTGGGTCCTTGTCCCTACTGCTTCGAGAAAACGGGCCATGTGTATGATGTTCAGTCTTCTTCGGCTTCGGGAAGTGGAGGAACACCAGCCAAGCTGAGGTTTCAACTGGGACACACCACATCGGAGGCGTTTATTCTGCTGAACTTCAACTCGTACCAGCAGGATCACTACGTCGGCCAGGAGTGCTTGGACCTGCTGCTGCGAATCTATGCCAGCAAAGCTTTGGATTACCATGTGGCAAATGTAAGGGCTGCCTCCGAGCCGGGCTCCCTGGGCACCGATGTTCAGAACTCACTGGACTCCCTTTGCGGCGCCTTCGTGATGCCAAAACAGGCGCCCAACCGACAGCAGTGGACGCGGGACGAGGAGGCCACGCACTGCATGTGCTGTCGGCGGGCTGCTTTCACCATGTTGATGCGTCGCCATCATTGCCGTCGTTGTGGACGAGTGGTGTGCTATGCATGCTCCACCCATCGGCTAAGAATTCCGGAGCTGTACGACGAGCTGGAGGTGCGCATCTGCAACGATTGTGCCAGCAGCACGGCTGCCAGGGATCAAAGAGATGGCGCCTCCAGTGAGCGGAGTGTAAGCTCGGGATCAAGGTCTTCCGGAAGCAGTGACTCCTGTAAATGGAGGCTGAGTGGTATCATTACCCACGACAAGCTGCTGCGCGAGGAGTTCTCCTATGAGCACGCCCCCAGTGTGGCCCTCAGTTTGTCCATCCTTCGCAATCACGTGGAGCAGCGGAGCTGCGTGGATCTCCTGCTCTTCCACTGCCGCAAACTGGAGAAGCTGATTGTGCCCAATCCAGAGGTGGACTACGGTCTGGTGGCCAAGATGATCAATTGCCTGGCCTTTGCCGCAAAG GTTCGTGGCGCCCCAGGAGAGCTGGAGAACATTCGCGAGCACTCCGAGATCATCATGGCGGTGGTGCAGCAGGGCTGCGAGTCGCTGATCCCAACCGGATCACTCAACAACCACAATCTTCGCCTGCTGGCGGACGCATTGGTGGAGGCGGAGCATTGGGCCTTGGCCCTGGAGGTGCATCTGAAGTGCGGTTTCGCCACCACAGGCGTAATGGCGGCACATGGACTAGCATGCCTTCGAGCTGGCTGCTACGATGCAG CCCGTGAAAAATTCGGTCACTGCATGACGCGGCTTTCCAGCGAGCAGCTCAATAGCAGCATCTGCAAGAACATGTTTGGAGTGGCTTCCACAGAGGCGGTGCTGCTGCCCAGGAAGCGGCCTCAACGTGGTCCGCCTCTGCTCCAAGAAATCCTGAAGCTAATAGCCGCAATGCCTCAGTCGCAGCCTCAGCCGGAGACCCTTCACCGGGCCTCGCTCATCCGCAACTCGAATACTTCGCTGGCCTCCCTGTTCACGCGACGTCGGGAGCCCTACGTCCAACAGCGTCCGCTCCAGGAACCCGCTCTCAATGTTATGAACGCACTGGCGGGACTCAAGAGCATAACAAAGGGTCAATATGGCGGCCAAATTCAAGCCACCGAGGAGAGTCGTCGACAGGAGCGCGGCTTCGAGGAATCCCTGCACTATGTGCTTACCTACGGCAGCCACAGTGACATCCTCAACTTCCTGATGTCGCGCGAGGAGCTGCGAGCAGCACTGCGCTACTGGCAGCACCAGCAGTTGGACGCGGATCTCTTCATCCAGTACATCTTCCAGCCGCAACTGGCCAACGGCGGTCTCACCGCTCTGATGGACGAACTGCATCAGCTGGACGACGCCCAACTGAGTGCCTGGCGCCTGCCGCTGCTGCAGACCTGCCGCCACCTGGAGCAGAACCAGCAACTCAGCTCGCTGTACCAATTGCAGCTCCTCCTGAAGGATCCCATTCGGGCCAGCATGACGTGCGTGAAGTTCTACCCCCTGCAGTGCGAGAACTTCCAAAAGCTGCATGCCAACTCGCAGCACTTGCTCTCCGCACACATGCACCTCCAGGGGGAGCTGGATCTGGCCGAGTGGGAGCAcctgcagcggcagcagggCCGCAGGAGCAGCGTGGCCAGTGGAGCCAGCGTTCGCGGTGCCTGCTTCGCCATGCAAATGGATGCCAGGGCTCTCAACGGGCACATCAACACCATTCGGCGGCAGCTGGAGGTGGCCaagtttttggccaagtgcGAGCGGGAACAGGCGCCGGATGAGCCGCTTAGAACTATGCAAACTCTGAAACAG ATCCGACTTGAGTCTAGTCGAGGTACCCTGCCCACCTTGTTCGAAGGCGCCGCAGATCGCATCCAGCTGTGCATCCTGATCCTGATGTGCGGCAAAAACATAGACGAAGGTTTCGGTCTGGCCTatgg AATTATGCAGGACTACAAGCTGGCTGCCATCAAGGTGTTTGGTGCCACTGCCAAATACCTAGCCAGGAATCAGCGCCTGGCCGAGGTGGAGCGCCTGCTGGACTGCATGGGAAGCAACAGCGGCGGTGGCATTTCCGCGGAATCTGACGAGATCCTGTCGATTGCCATCAACTCCGCCGTGCACAGCAGTGCTCCCGAGACCAAGCAGATGCTGGACCGCCTGATCAAGCGCATCGGCAGCGTGGAGCTGAGGATCTCCTCGTACATCTACATCGGGCAGCTAAAGTCCGCCTATCTGCTGGCCAACAAGCACGAGCGACTGGTGGACATCCGACGAATCCTGCGCCAGGCGGAGCTCACCGGCCAGGTTCACATTAAGAAGCTGTGCGAGATGAAGCTCCAGCTCAGCGCCCCGCCAACGCCTCTGTGA
- the Dtd gene encoding D-aminoacyl-tRNA deacylase isoform X3, translating into MRAVIQRVKAAKVTVLDELVSSIGPGLCVLVGIKASDTTKDVEYL; encoded by the exons ATGCGGGCGGTTATACAGAGGGTGAAGGCCGCAAAAGTGACGG TGCTGGATGAGCTGGTGTCCTCCATTGGACCTGGTCTATGCGTTCTGGTGGGGATCAAGGCGAGCGACACGACCAAAGACGTTGAGTATCTGTAG
- the Dtd gene encoding D-aminoacyl-tRNA deacylase isoform X1 encodes MRAVIQRVKAAKVTVLDELVSSIGPGLCVLVGIKASDTTKDVEYLVRKILALRLFEEEGKRWQKCVKDLNLELLCVSQFTLYHRLKGNKPDFSAAMKGEEAQQLYNHFLERLNESYDSSKIKDGKFGAYMQVHIENDGPVTINLESPDQKQGNEEVDK; translated from the exons ATGCGGGCGGTTATACAGAGGGTGAAGGCCGCAAAAGTGACGG TGCTGGATGAGCTGGTGTCCTCCATTGGACCTGGTCTATGCGTTCTGGTGGGGATCAAGGCGAGCGACACGACCAAAGACGTTGAGTATCT AGTCCGGAAAATCTTGGCCCTCCGTTTATTCGAGGAGGAGGGCAAGCGGTGGCAAAAGTGCGTAAAGGATCTGAATTTGGAGCTGCTGTGCGTCTCCCAGTTTACATTGTATCACCGCCTCAAGGGCAACAAGCCGGATTTCTCGGCCGCCATGAAGGGCGAAGAGGCTCAGCAGCTGTACAATCACTTCCTGGAGCGTCTAAATGAATCCTACGATAGCAGCAAGATTAAAG ATGGAAAATTCGGAGCCTACATGCAGGTGCACATAGAAAACGATGGTCCCGTGACCATCAATCTGGAGAGTCCCGACCAGAAGCAGGGAAACGAGGAGGTGGACAAGTGA
- the Dtd gene encoding D-aminoacyl-tRNA deacylase isoform X2, with protein MSWCPPLDLVYAFWWGSRRATRPKTLSICRVRKILALRLFEEEGKRWQKCVKDLNLELLCVSQFTLYHRLKGNKPDFSAAMKGEEAQQLYNHFLERLNESYDSSKIKDGKFGAYMQVHIENDGPVTINLESPDQKQGNEEVDK; from the exons ATGAGCTGGTGTCCTCCATTGGACCTGGTCTATGCGTTCTGGTGGGGATCAAGGCGAGCGACACGACCAAAGACGTTGAGTATCTGTAG AGTCCGGAAAATCTTGGCCCTCCGTTTATTCGAGGAGGAGGGCAAGCGGTGGCAAAAGTGCGTAAAGGATCTGAATTTGGAGCTGCTGTGCGTCTCCCAGTTTACATTGTATCACCGCCTCAAGGGCAACAAGCCGGATTTCTCGGCCGCCATGAAGGGCGAAGAGGCTCAGCAGCTGTACAATCACTTCCTGGAGCGTCTAAATGAATCCTACGATAGCAGCAAGATTAAAG ATGGAAAATTCGGAGCCTACATGCAGGTGCACATAGAAAACGATGGTCCCGTGACCATCAATCTGGAGAGTCCCGACCAGAAGCAGGGAAACGAGGAGGTGGACAAGTGA
- the RpL24-like gene encoding probable ribosome biogenesis protein RLP24: MRIETCYFCSSKIYPGHGVNFVRNDCKIFKFCRGKCHKAFKRKKNPRKVGWTKAHRKAAGKELAIDPSFEFEKRRNVPIKYSRETWQKALEAIKRVTEIKEKRTSHFVMERLRKGRDIEIQMDVKDVQRNMSLIRSPAAGLRERRAKEAAEKAALMDEDLPEEKITYVDARELEKKLEEGMGIEDLEMLEA; encoded by the exons ATGCGCATTGAAACGTGTTATTTTTGCTCCAGCAAGATATACCCAGGCCACGGGGTGAACTTCGTGCGAAATGACTGCAAG ATCTTCAAATTCTGTCGGGGCAAGTGCCACAAGGCCTTCAAGCGGAAGAAGAACCCCCGCAAGGTCGGCTGGACGAAGGCGCACCGCAAGGCCGCCGGCAAGGAGCTGGCCATCGATCCCAGCTTCGAGTTCGAGAAGCGCCGCAACGTGCCCATCAAGTACAGCCGGGAGACCTGGCAGAAGGCTCTGGAGGCCATCAAGCGGGTGACGGAGATCAAGGAGAAGCGCACCAGCCACTTCGTGATGGAGCGCCTGCGCAAGGGTCGCGACATCGAGATCCAGATGGACGTCAAGGATGTGCAGCGCAACATGTCCCTCATTCGCTCCCCCGCCGCTGGCCTCCGGGAGCGACGCGCCAAGGAGGCGGCGGAGAAGGCCGCCCTCATGGACGAGGACCTGCCCGAGGAGAAGATCACCTATGTGGATGCGCGCGAGCTCGAGAAGAAGCTCGAGGAGGGAATGGGAATCGAGGATCTGGAGATGTTAGAGGCCTAA